The Miltoncostaea marina DNA window ACCTCCTCGGGGTCGGCGAGGTGCAGGCCGATGCGGTGCCGCATCACGAGCTGCTGGCCGCAGGTCCAGAGGTTCGTGGTCATCCAGTAGAGGACCAGGCCCGAGGGCACCGGGAACTGGAACACGAACACCACGACGACCAGCGGCAGGATGCGCATGATGCGCCGCTGCGACTCGGGCATGTTCGGCGTCGCCGAGAGCTCGGTCGACAGCAGCTGGGAGAGCGCGTAGATCGCCACGAGCACGGCGGCGCCCCAGCCGATGTCCTGCAGCTCGATGCGCACGTCCGGGATCAGCCACATGAACGAGACCGAGCCGCCCGACACGTCGGCGTCGTTCGCGAACTCGCGCAGCACGTAGTACAGGGCGATGAAGATCGGGATCTGCGCCACGAGCGGCAGGCACGAGGCGAACGGGTTGATCTCGTTCTCCTTGTAGAACCGCATCAGCTCCTCGTTGAGCTTCTGGCGGTTCCCCTTGTACTTGCGCTGCAGCTCCTTCAGCTGCGGGGCGACCAGCTGCATGGCCCGCATCGACGAGTACTGCTTGATCACCAGCGGCAGCAGCGCGGTGCGCACGATCACCGTCAGGACGACGATCGACCATCCGTAGGTGAGGTTGCCGTTGTCGTGGAGGAAGTCGAGGAGCCCGCGGAGGGGGTCCTCGAGCAGCTGGAGCGGGTTCACGTGCGGAACACCCGCTGGTCACGCGGGTAATCGACGCCGCCGTGGCTCCACGGGTTGCAACGCAGCAGGCGCCAGCCGGCGAGCACGAGGCCGCGGGCGGCCCCGAACTCGCGGATCGCCTCGACCGCGTACGCGGAGCACGTGGGGTGGTACTTGCAGCGCCGGGGGATCAGCGGCGAGATGGCCCGCTGGTAGACCCGGATCGGCGCGATCAGCGCCCCCCTCACGCGGACGGCACCCGCGTGGCCCGCTCGGCCAGCTCGGCCAGGCGCGCGCCCAGGGCGGCGGAGCCCCGCTCCTCGATGTACTCCGCGGCGCCCGGCCGCGCGATCACGACCACGTCGATCCCCCCGGGCAGCGAGGGCGCCACCTCGGCGAACCGCTCGCGCAGGACGCGCTTCACGCGGTTGCGCTCCACCGCGCCGCCGACCTTC harbors:
- the yidD gene encoding membrane protein insertion efficiency factor YidD; this encodes MRGALIAPIRVYQRAISPLIPRRCKYHPTCSAYAVEAIREFGAARGLVLAGWRLLRCNPWSHGGVDYPRDQRVFRT
- a CDS encoding YidC/Oxa1 family membrane protein insertase, which encodes MNPLQLLEDPLRGLLDFLHDNGNLTYGWSIVVLTVIVRTALLPLVIKQYSSMRAMQLVAPQLKELQRKYKGNRQKLNEELMRFYKENEINPFASCLPLVAQIPIFIALYYVLREFANDADVSGGSVSFMWLIPDVRIELQDIGWGAAVLVAIYALSQLLSTELSATPNMPESQRRIMRILPLVVVVFVFQFPVPSGLVLYWMTTNLWTCGQQLVMRHRIGLHLADPEEVEKWGGGQPAKKGSRTPPKTAAAAVPARKGRGRGAAADEPAEVGEPEEAPEALEAPEPTTAPEAAEAPEAEAPEAEAPEAPATGAGPAADDGARRRRPRPKGAPKSPSKGSRPAQPRSKKRKR
- the rnpA gene encoding ribonuclease P protein component encodes the protein MTDAGTAPRRRARITRSGDFDAVYRRGRSAANRHLVVYAFRRDDRAPTSPPRLGLSVSKKVGGAVERNRVKRVLRERFAEVAPSLPGGIDVVVIARPGAAEYIEERGSAALGARLAELAERATRVPSA